The genomic interval GGTCAGCATCATCGCCTTGACACCGGCCGATTTGAGCGACGAGAGCCCGGCCACCGCATCCTCGCGCGGCTCGTCGCGCATGGCGACCAAGCCGGCCGCAGCACCATTGACGAGCAGCACCGACACGCTCTTGCCCTCATCGTTTAGAGCGGTGACGCGCGCCTCCTGTTCCCCGTCCAGCGCGCCGCGCTCACGGGCAGCGGAGGGCGACAGCAGATCCAGCGTCTCGCCGCCGACCTTGCCGCGGACGCCCTTGCCCGGCAGTGCTTCCAGTTCGAAGGCGGGCGGCACGGGAACACCATCGGCCTTGGCGCGATTGAGGATGGCGAGCGCCAACGGATGGCTGGACCCCTGCTCCAGCACGGCCGCGCGCGACAAGAGCTGCGCTCTGCTCAATCCGAAGGAGACGATGTCGGTCACCTTGGGCCTGCCTTCGGTCAGCGTGCCTGTCTTGTCGAAGGCGACCATCGTCACCTTGCCGAGCGTTTCCAGGACGGCGCCGCCCTTCATCAAGAGCCCGCGCCGCGCACCAGCCGACAGCGAAGCGGCGATCGCCGCCGGCGTCGAGATGACGAGGGCGCAGGGGCAGCCGATCAAAAGGATGGCAAGGCCCTTGTAGACCCAGTCGCTCCACGAACCGCCGAAAAACAGCGGCGGAACGACCGCAACCAGTGCGGCGACCACCAGCACGCCGGGGGTATAATAGCGAGAGAACCGGTCGATGAAGCGCTCCGTCGGCGCCTTCGATTCCTGCGCCTCCTCCACCAGCTTGACGACACGAGCGATGGTATTGTCAGCGGCCGCTGCCGTGACGCGAACCCTGAGCACGGCATCGCCGTTGACCGTACCGGCATAGACGACGGCATCGACGCCCTTGCGCACCGGCGTGCTTTCGCCGGTCACCGGAGCCTCGTCGATCGCAATCTCGCCTGAAACGATGATGCCGTCTGCCGAGATGCGGTCGCCTGGGCGAACCATAATGATCGCGTCAACAGCGAGGCTTTCTGCCGGCACCTCGCGTATCTGCCCATTATCTTCGAGCAGCGCGGTTTTCGGCACCAGGGTCGCTAGAGACTGGATGCTTTCACGCGCCTTGCCCGCGGCTACGCCTTCGAGCATCTCGCCGACGAGGAACAGG from Rhizobium lentis carries:
- a CDS encoding heavy metal translocating P-type ATPase, which codes for MAETSETRYRVGGMDCAACATKIDAAVRRVAGVADVSVSVMAGTMTVRHDGSDLKAIEKKVTGLGYSVSPFAGSAAPVPERGLHHHDHGDHADHDHANHDHGHEGHGYNRAHGEKEIKGLHGHGYAPMTGTWWQSRKGRLTILSGAALVGAYAIGHVVPAVAPYAFIVAMLVGLVPIARRAVMAALSGTPFSIEMLMTIAAVGAVIINAGEEAATVVFLFLVGEMLEGVAAGKARESIQSLATLVPKTALLEDNGQIREVPAESLAVDAIIMVRPGDRISADGIIVSGEIAIDEAPVTGESTPVRKGVDAVVYAGTVNGDAVLRVRVTAAAADNTIARVVKLVEEAQESKAPTERFIDRFSRYYTPGVLVVAALVAVVPPLFFGGSWSDWVYKGLAILLIGCPCALVISTPAAIAASLSAGARRGLLMKGGAVLETLGKVTMVAFDKTGTLTEGRPKVTDIVSFGLSRAQLLSRAAVLEQGSSHPLALAILNRAKADGVPVPPAFELEALPGKGVRGKVGGETLDLLSPSAARERGALDGEQEARVTALNDEGKSVSVLLVNGAAAGLVAMRDEPREDAVAGLSSLKSAGVKAMMLTGDNKRTAAAVAVTLGIDWCGEMMPEDKQRVVGELKREGFTVAKVGDGINDAPALAAADIGIAMGGGTDVALETADAAVLHGRVGDVARMIALSKRTMRNILQNITIALGLKAVFLVTTIIGITGLWPAILADTGATVLVTINALRLLRVKM